The DNA sequence GCGCATTCTGCGACAGGTTCAGCGGCTTCATAAACTCTTCCCGAAGAATCTCGCCCGGATGGATCGGAGCCAGTTTATTCGTTTTCATTTTCCGTCAATGGTAATCCACAATTTCCACGTCAAACGCATCCTCTCCCTGCCAGCGGAAGCAAAGACGCCATTGGTCATTGATCCGGATGCTGTGCTGGCCCGACCGATCACCCTTCAAGGCTTCCAGCCGGTTGCCCGGCGGAGCGCGCAAGTCGTCCAACCGCCGCGCCTGGTGCAACAACAACAATTTCCGCCGCGCCACTTGCTGAATCTGTGTCGGCAACCGCCGCGACGCTTCATCGTTGAACAGCCGCTCGGTTTCCGGGCAGGCGAAGCTGCGTATCATCTGCGACAACCATAACGTTCGGCGTCATAGAAGGCAAGCCTTGTTCACGGCGGGAAATTCTCGTGAGACATCTATCAAGAAAAGGCTCCCCCCCGAAAAGAGGGGACGCGGCCCGGTTCTACCGATTGGTCGCGAGCAAAGAATTCTTTTTCGTGCGCGCGTCAATTTGCCAGCACACTCGGCAACGTGGCAATCGCCTGCTTGAGCGGCAGCAATTCGAGATGCGTGTATTTTTGATGCATCGCCGCGTCTGCATGGCCGGTGAGTTTCTGCCGGATTTCCGCCGGTATTCCCGCGTTTGCGAGCGCGCTCGTGAACGTGTGGCGCACAAGCTGTGGAAGGAAAGTTTCGAGAACGTCCGGCCCTGCTTGCCCTTGCCTTTGACTTGCTGCTGGTCAATCCCCGCGTCGCGCATGATGCGAGTGAACATCTGCGAAAGGCCGGAGCGCCCGCCTACCCTGCGCCGTTGGAGCGTCGGGCAGAGATACGCGCGCGGATTGTCACCCGCCAACTCGGCCAAAAGCGCTTCCAAGTCGGGGTGAATCGGACTGGTGACTCCTTTGCCGGTCTTGCGTTGCTCGTAGGTGATGACTCCGCCTGCCAAGTCCACGTTCTCCCAAGTCAGGTTGGTTACGTCGGTAAGGCGAGCGCCCAGGTAGTATCCGAGTAGGATGGCCGTTTTCCATTCATCGTCCGCCGTAGCCAAGAGCAATTGGACTTGGGCCGGACTGAACACGTCACGGGTGTGTGAGACCACCTTGGGCAATTCCACCGCCTCAGCGGGATTGGTGAGCATCGTCCCTTGTCGCCGCGCCACGTTCAACACGGTGCGGAGAACCTTGATTTCCACCGCGACGGTCTTGGGCGCTTTGCCTTGCGCCATTGAATCGTTGCGAAAGCTCTCCAAGTCGCGAACGGTCAGAGCGGCCAGCGGATTCTTCGCCCGTGGCCCCAGGCTTGCCAGAAACCTCTCAACCACGATGCCGTAGCGCTCTGCCGTGCGCGGTTTCTTGGCGAGTTCCTTTGCGTTCTGCCAATTCGAGAAGTAATCCTGAATCGTCTCGTTGTGCATCGGCGCTTGACCGGTGCTTTCGAGGATTGTGTTCAGGACCTTCCGGGCTTGAGCTTCGGTGAAACTGCCGCCGCGTCCCTGCTCCGCTGATTTCTCCCATTGCAGACACACTTCCCAAGCCTTCTTGCGGTCAGTGAGTTTGGTGCTGCGAAACGTCCGCTGACCGTCCGGCAAAGTGAAGGCACAATATCAGAAAGGCGACTTCCCGCGCGGGTCCTTGTGAAGGCTGGCCATGACGAGTCATGGCATAGTCATAACAACGCCCATGTCAAGCAATGTCGCCGAGATCAATATTTACAGGGGTCTTATCACTTCAAGGCGGGTGGGATCGAGGGTTCGATTCCCTTCACCCGCTCCAACTTCTGCAACTCTCACATTTTCAATCAGTTAATCACTGGGAAGTAAATCTCAGGCACGCCAGTGGGAAGTTTTTTGGGAAGTAACAACAGCAAAAAACGCCCACAAATCGGCGTTTTGCCAGCGTTTCCTTTGATCCTATTCCCTCCGTTTTGGGAAGTGGAACTCTCGATACCAACTTTGCTGAATCGAACTTCTCTGGGACGTTCACG is a window from the Verrucomicrobiota bacterium genome containing:
- a CDS encoding type II toxin-antitoxin system RelE/ParE family toxin, which codes for MIRSFACPETERLFNDEASRRLPTQIQQVARRKLLLLHQARRLDDLRAPPGNRLEALKGDRSGQHSIRINDQWRLCFRWQGEDAFDVEIVDYH